From the Pseudomonadota bacterium genome, one window contains:
- the cueR gene encoding Cu(I)-responsive transcriptional regulator codes for MTIGQAAASSGLPAKTIRFYEEIGLVEPARRTDSGYRVYSDADIHVLRFVERARRHGFTVEECRQLLALYRDDDRSSGEVKALTEKRIADIDAKIDELKAMRRTLSDLADRCHGDGRPDCPILDDLADGGDHE; via the coding sequence ATCACGATCGGTCAGGCGGCCGCGTCTTCGGGCCTGCCTGCCAAGACAATCCGGTTCTACGAGGAGATTGGCCTTGTCGAGCCCGCGAGACGGACTGACAGCGGTTACCGCGTCTATTCCGACGCGGACATCCATGTTCTGCGCTTCGTGGAACGGGCGCGCCGGCATGGCTTCACCGTCGAAGAATGCCGCCAGCTTCTCGCCCTCTACCGTGACGACGACCGCTCCAGCGGCGAGGTCAAGGCGCTGACCGAAAAGCGCATCGCCGACATCGACGCCAAGATCGACGAACTGAAGGCCATGCGGCGGACGCTTTCCGATCTGGCGGACCGCTGCCACGGCGACGGCCGGCCGGACTGTCCGATCCTCGACGACCTGGCGGATGGCGGCGATCATGAGTGA
- a CDS encoding copper-translocating P-type ATPase, translating into MSDAHDHGCCGHAVRSAAAAPVVPGAIYTCPMHPEVRQEGPGSCPICGMALEPEAVTAEQPPNPELIDFTRRFWIGLVLGLPVFLLEMASHVGIPVHDVIDARTSQWVQGVLATPVVLWCGLPFFQRGWKSIVTWRLNMFTLIAIGTGAAYAYSVVALIFPDAFPSEFQASGGTVPVYFEAAAVIIVLILLGQVLELRARERTGNALRSLLDLAPRTARRLIDGDGDEEVPLDQIVAGDLLRVRPGEKVPVDGDVTDGRSNVDESMVTGEPVPVAKQAGDPVIGGTVNGAGGFVMRATGVGSDTMLAQIVNMVAQAQRSRAPIQGAADKVAGIFVPGVVAIAVIAFIAWMIWGPAPSFDYALVAAVSVLIIACPCALGLATPVSIMVGTGRGAHMGVLIRDAESLERFEKVDTLVVDKTGTVTEGRPQLVSVVAVGAIDETELLRLAASLERASEHPLAASIVAGAGDRNLTLSDAKDFESVTGQGVTGEVDGRRVALGNMKLLEGLGISSDALVTRAAEDRARGETVMLVAIDGQAAGLIGVADPIKQTSAAAFERLAGLGLRIVMLTGDTEATAKAVAARLPIDEVIADVLPTEKGAVIERLRGEGRVVAMAGDGVNDAPALAAADVGIAMGTGADVAKESAGITLVKGNLDGIVRARHLSHAVMANIRQNLFFAFIYNGLGVPIAAGLLYPFFGVLLSPMIAAAAMSLSSVSVISNALRLKAVKLDD; encoded by the coding sequence ATGAGTGATGCCCATGACCACGGTTGCTGCGGCCACGCCGTGCGTTCGGCCGCGGCCGCACCGGTTGTGCCGGGGGCGATCTACACCTGTCCCATGCATCCGGAGGTGCGCCAGGAAGGTCCCGGTAGCTGTCCGATCTGCGGCATGGCACTGGAGCCGGAGGCGGTTACCGCCGAACAGCCGCCCAATCCGGAGCTAATCGACTTTACCCGCCGCTTCTGGATCGGCTTGGTGCTCGGCCTGCCGGTGTTCCTGCTGGAAATGGCGTCCCATGTCGGCATCCCGGTCCATGATGTGATTGACGCACGCACGTCTCAGTGGGTGCAGGGTGTGTTGGCGACGCCGGTTGTCCTGTGGTGCGGGTTGCCGTTCTTCCAGCGCGGCTGGAAGTCGATCGTCACCTGGCGCCTCAACATGTTCACCCTGATCGCGATCGGCACCGGCGCGGCCTATGCCTACAGCGTCGTCGCGCTGATTTTCCCGGACGCCTTCCCGTCGGAGTTCCAAGCATCGGGCGGCACGGTGCCCGTCTACTTCGAAGCGGCCGCCGTCATCATCGTGCTGATCCTTTTAGGCCAAGTCCTGGAGCTTCGCGCGCGTGAGCGGACCGGCAACGCGTTGCGCAGTCTGCTCGACCTCGCGCCGCGCACCGCAAGGCGTCTGATAGATGGCGACGGCGATGAAGAGGTGCCGCTCGACCAGATCGTCGCCGGCGATCTGTTGCGCGTGCGGCCCGGCGAAAAGGTGCCGGTCGACGGCGACGTCACCGACGGTCGCAGCAATGTCGATGAGTCCATGGTGACCGGCGAGCCCGTGCCCGTCGCCAAGCAGGCCGGCGACCCCGTCATCGGCGGCACGGTCAACGGCGCGGGCGGGTTCGTCATGCGCGCCACCGGCGTCGGGTCGGACACCATGCTGGCGCAGATCGTCAACATGGTCGCACAGGCGCAACGCAGTCGCGCGCCGATCCAGGGCGCCGCCGACAAGGTCGCCGGCATCTTCGTGCCGGGCGTCGTCGCCATCGCCGTGATTGCCTTTATCGCCTGGATGATCTGGGGACCGGCGCCCAGCTTCGACTATGCCCTGGTCGCCGCCGTTTCCGTCTTGATCATCGCATGCCCCTGCGCGCTTGGCTTGGCGACGCCGGTTTCGATCATGGTCGGCACCGGGCGCGGCGCGCACATGGGTGTCTTGATTCGCGATGCCGAATCGCTGGAGCGTTTCGAAAAGGTCGACACCCTGGTGGTCGACAAGACCGGCACGGTGACCGAGGGACGCCCGCAACTGGTCTCCGTCGTCGCCGTTGGCGCCATCGACGAAACCGAACTGCTGCGCTTGGCAGCGAGCCTGGAGCGCGCCAGCGAACATCCCTTGGCCGCGTCGATCGTCGCCGGCGCTGGCGACCGCAATCTCACCTTGAGCGACGCAAAGGACTTCGAGTCGGTGACCGGGCAAGGCGTGACCGGTGAGGTCGATGGCCGGCGCGTCGCGCTCGGCAACATGAAACTGCTGGAAGGTCTCGGCATCTCATCCGATGCGCTTGTGACGCGTGCGGCGGAGGATCGCGCGCGCGGTGAAACCGTGATGCTGGTCGCGATCGATGGTCAAGCCGCGGGCTTGATCGGCGTTGCCGACCCGATCAAACAGACCAGCGCCGCCGCGTTTGAACGGTTGGCGGGCCTGGGCCTGCGCATTGTCATGCTGACCGGCGACACCGAAGCCACGGCCAAGGCCGTCGCGGCAAGGCTACCGATCGATGAGGTCATCGCCGACGTATTGCCGACCGAGAAAGGTGCGGTGATCGAGCGGCTGCGCGGCGAAGGCCGGGTCGTCGCCATGGCGGGCGACGGCGTCAACGACGCACCGGCGCTGGCCGCCGCTGATGTTGGTATCGCCATGGGCACCGGCGCCGACGTTGCCAAGGAAAGCGCTGGCATCACGTTGGTGAAGGGCAATCTGGACGGCATCGTGCGCGCGCGTCATCTGAGCCACGCGGTGATGGCGAACATCCGCCAGAATCTGTTCTTCGCGTTTATCTATAATGGCCTTGGCGTGCCGATCGCGGCCGGCCTGCTCTATCCCTTCTTCGGCGTTCTGCTCAGTCCGATGATCGCGGCCGCCGCCATGAGCCTGAGCTCGGTCTCTGTCATTTCGAACGCGTTGCGGTTGAAGGCGGTCAAGCTGGACGATTGA